CTCGACCGCGTGCGGGAAAAGACCTCCACTCACGCGCGCCAGCTCGAGCTTTTCCACCAGCAAATGTCGGTGGCGGAATCCAATATTCAGGCCGCCGAGGATCTCATTTCCTCGCGCGGGCGCATCGTTGGTTCCGGCGCCCGCACCGCGCTTGCCGATGCCAAGCGTCTCCACGCCCAAGCCCTGCACACCCAGCGCAGCGATATCCGCGGCGCTCTGCAATCCTCCCGCGAAGCCGTTGCCGCAGCGCAAGCCGCCTTGCAACGGGCCAAGGATGATTCCGATGAGTACCGCCGCCAGCAACAACGCCAGCAGACGAGTTCTGCGGCCGGCAATATCATCACCGGTATGGTCTTAGGCCAAATCTTGGGCGGCGGTGGCCGCGGCTTCGGCGGTGGTTTCAGCGGAGGCGGCGGCAGCTTCGGTGGCGGCGGAGGAGGATTCTCCGGCGGCGGTGGCGGAGGCGGTTTCCGCGGCGGCTCCTTCTAAGCGGGGCTCCCCTTAACCGCGGCGCAGAAGGCCTGCTTTGTTGGCGCTTAGCCGCGCACGATGCGCGGTGTGGCATCGACAAGCAGGCAGCTATAGCTCAGCACCACCGCATCCACGTCCGGAAGGCCATTGTTATCAGAGGCCGCGACTTCCAGGCCATTGCCCCGCGGGGTAAGGCGCGCAACTTCGGTGCCCTCCGCGCTACCATCTTCGGCAAGGGCCACGATGCGGCGCTGCTTGCCAAAGATGGCGGAGCGCTCCAAAAGGTAGTGGGCATCTCCGCAGGTCGCGCGCAGGCGCGTGACGGTCAATCCCGCCTGCGAGACTTCACTATGCTTCACGGCACCGGAATCCGCGCCGCGGCTGGCACGCGGCCGGGCCCGCAGGAAAAAACGCGGGGAGGCGGTTGCACCGTCCAAAGACGTCTCCACGTCAAAAAGCATATCGGGGCGTGCGGGATCCCCGGAAAGCGCGCCGGCAATGGTCAGTACTCCATCTCGCACCCAGGCGATGTCGGTYCCGCGTACGTCGCGCAGGGTATTTCCGTTCCACTGCCACGGCATCGTTCCCGCCATTAGAAGATGAGCACCGCCAGCAGGGCAACGATGGAGGCCAACACCAGCGTGATGATCCATACCAACGCGGAATTTTTGGTGTTCTTTTCCAAAATTGCGCGGGTGAACCAGCTCAGGCCGGCGATCTCGGCGGTGCTTAGACCCTCCGCATCGTCTTCGAATTCCAAGATGGCCTTGCGCACACCAGAATTCTTGGCGGAAAACTGTGCCACCTTGTTGTCATCGACGTCATCAATGATCCAATCGCCGCTATTTTCATTGACGTAATGAAAGGTGCGGCCATTGAGCGAGGCCTCCAGCCGCTTATCGCGGCCGAGGCGGCCGGCGAGGCGGTAGACGGAGCCATCATCAAGCGTGACCGAAGCGCCCAGATCGCTGACCTCAACGCGCCAAAAATTGCCGTCCACCTCGGCGGAATGCTCCGCAAAGACGCCTAGGCGCTCCGGCCCTTCCTCAGCGAGGAGGACGGGCTTTTCGCGGTCGGAGCGATCCCAGCTGGTGTAGTGCATCTGCTTAGCATCCAATCAGGCGCGCGGAGAGGTAGGACTCAAGATCCTCAATCTTTACGCGCTCTTGCTCCATGGTGTCGCGCTCGCGCACGGTCACGGCGTTATCCTCGAGCGAATCGAAGTCGAAGGTGACGCAGAATGGCGTACCGACCTCGTCTTGGCGGCGGTAGCGGCGGCCGATGGCGCCGGAGACGTCAAAGTCCACGTTCCAGTAGGCGCGCAGCTTATCCGCGAGCTCGCGGGCCGGGGTGGACAGCTCCTCCTTCTTGGACAACGGCAGGACGGCGACCTTGATGGGCGCCAAGCGGCGGTCCAAGCGCAGAACCACGCGCTTGTCGGTGCCGCCCTTAGCGTTCGGCGCCTCTTCCTCGTCGTAGGCATCTACCAGGAACGCCATCATGGAACGGCCCAGGCCGGCGGCCGGCTCGATGACGTACGGAATCCAGCGCTCGTCATTGGCCTGGTCATAGTAGGACAGGTCCTCGCCAGAGCCCTTATCGTGGACGGACAGGTCATAGTCGGTGCGGTTGGCCACACCTTCCAGCTCGCCCCACTTGGAGCCCTTGAAGCCGAAGGCGTACTCCACATCCACGGTGCGCTTGGAGTAGTGCGAGAGCTTTTCCTTGGGGTGCTCGTACAGGCGCAGGTTTTCTTCCTTGATGCCCAGGTCGGTGTACCACTTGTAGCGGTCATCGATCCAGTACTGGTGCCATTCTTCGTCCTCGCCCGGCTTGACGAAGAACTCCATCTCCATCTGCTCGAACTCGCGGGTGCGGAAGATGAAGTTACCAGGGGTGATCTCGTTGCGGAAGGACTTACCAATATTGGCAATGCCGAATGGCGGCTTCATGCGCGAGGAGGTCATCACGTTCTTGAAGTTGATGAAAATGCCCTGTGCGGTCTCCGGGCGCAAGTAGTGCAGGCCCTGCTCGTCATCGACTGGCCCCAGGAAGGTCTTCAGCAGGCCAGAAAAGGCCTTCGGCTCGGTCCAGTCACCCGGCTGGCCGGTTTCCGGATCGTTGATATCCGCTAGGCCGTTTTCTGGCTCGTGGCCGTGCTTTTCCTCGTAGGCCTCGATCAAGTGGTCGGCGCGGTAGCGCTTACCAGTGTGGCGGGATTCCACCAGGGGRTCAGTAAAGACCTCCACGTGGCCGGAGGAGACCCACACCTGGCGCGGCTGGATGACGGAGGKATCCACACCCACGACGTCGGGGCGAGATTGGACCATGTGGCGCCACCMCTGGCGYTTGWTKTTTTCCTTCAACYCCACACCGAGAGGACCATAGYCCCAKGSGGRGSGGRAACCGCCGTAAATCTCACCCGCCTGGTAGACCAAGCCGCGGCGTTTACACAGATTAACAACGGTATCGATAAGGGATGCCATGGTTGTAAAGGACTCCTCTGGTAGGGGACAGTCGTGACAATCTCATTCAGTTTAACCCTTTTCGCCCATCCGTAGTGCGATCAGGGGGGTGCAAATTTAAATCGGTTAATGTACAGGTAATGACCAACTTGAGGTAATATAGTAGTGGTCGACAGATAATAGATACCGTATTGAAGGTGCCCACTCCCTATGACGACCGTTCAATTAGCATTTAATAACTCTGCGGCCGCAAGCGTTATCGCGGCCCTCGATTCCCCGCTGCGCATTTCCATTATTACCCGCCTAGCGGAGCGCGACCCTTACGTACACGAGCTGGTAAAAGCCACTGGCAAGTCTCAGCCACTGATTAGCCAGCACCTGCGAGTACTTAAGCAGGCAGGGATTGTCAGCTCTGAACGCAATGGGCGCGAGGTGACCTACTCTCTGGTCGCACCGGAGGTTTTAACCCTTTTGGAAGACGCGGCGAAAATCGCCTCTTAATAACAGGTCTGCATATAAAGACGATTTATTATAGCGCTTGTTGAAAAAGAGTTGATAATATGAATGTCATGTCCATTCATGAGAGTATCCCCAAGCTCGGCTCGCGCAATACTAAACAGCGCACCGCGGTTGTTGAGGTCCTGCGGGACATCGACAAGTTCGCCTCCGCCAAGGAAATTTATCACCAGCTCCAAGAGCGGCAAGAAAAGGTCGGCCTCACCACCGTCTACCGCACCCTACAGTCTCTGTCCGATATTGATGCCGTAGATGCGCTACACATGCCCAATGGCGAGACCCTGTACCGCCATTGCGAAACCGACGCGCACCACCACCACTTGGTATGCACCAAATGCGGCCGCACCGAAGAAATCGATGGTGGCCCCATTGAAAAGTGGGCTTCGGCCGTAGCTACCGAGTACAACTTCGAGCTTACCGGCCACGACGCGGAGATCTTCGGCGTGTGCTCGCAGTGCGCCGCCGCACAATAATCACGCGCGCTGTTTTTAATCCCCTATTTCCCTACTTCACGGCACCGAAGCGGCGATCGCGGCGGGCATATTCCTCAATAGCGGCAAAGAGATCCTCTGGGGTGAAATCAGGAAATAGCTTGTCCTGATAAATCATCTCAGCGTAGGCAGACTGCCACAATAGGAAGTTCGAAGTGCGCTTCTCACCGGAAGGCCGCAAGAATAGGTCCACGTCCGGCATACCGGGATCATAAAGATGCTCTGCGACGGTGCTTTCTTTAATATCGCGCGGGCGAATCTCACCAGCGGCGACCTTTTCCGCAATCTGGCGCACGCCATCGACCATTTCCGCCCGGCCGCCGTAATTCACGCACATGGCCAGCGTCATTTTCGTATTATTTTTGGTCAATTCTTCGGCGGTCTCGAGCTCTTTAATTACCGAACGCCACAGGCGCGGGCGTCGGCCCACCCACACCACGCGTACGCCACGCTCATTGAGCCACTCTCGCTGCCGACGCAGCACATCGCGGTTAAAGCCCATCAAAAAGCGCACCTCTTCCGGGCTGCGCCGCCAATTTTCAGTAGAAAACGCATAGGCCGAAAGGTACGGGACMCCGGCGGCGAGGCAGGCATCGACGACATCGAGAAGCACCGCCTCTCCCCTGCGGTGGCCTTCCGTGCGTTTCATGCCCTTTTCCTGGGCCCAGCGGCCATTGCCGTCCATCACCAACGCAATATGGCGCGGCAGCAGCTCTTCCGGGATAGTCGGCGGGGTCAGGCGGCGAGAAGGATCTGGGGTAATCACGGACTACAGTTTACTGTTCCATCACCTGTAATGCGGACACATTTCGCTCCATGTGCCACTGCAGGTGCGCCCGCGCTAGCCGATGCCCCTCCTGCCGCTGCGCATTCGTCGGGTCCGTCGGGTAGCCGTGTGCCAAAAGCCACAAGTGGTGCAGGGTTTCCGGATCCACCTCCGCAGCACCTGGCGGCCGGCATTCGTGGCAAGCGGCGCCGCCGACGGCCGGGTGAAAGGCGTGGTGCGGGCCGGGGCGCTGGCACTGGGCGCAATCAAAGAGGCTCGGCGCCCATCCGGCATGCGCCATGGCCTGCAATAAGAACGCATCAAGCGTTTGTGTCGGCTCATCGGTTTGCAATTGCTCGAGCGCAGCTACGCCTGCGTTGTAGAGGTACGGGTCGCCGTCGCCATCCGCGTAGATGAGCCGCTCCGCCGATTCCAAGACCGCGCAGGCGGCCGTATAGCGCTCGTAGTCTTCAATGAGGCGCGCGCCAAAATAATTTACCGTATCTGCCTGGGAAATCGTGGCCAGGTTCTTTCCCACATACAGCTGAACATCCAAATTGACGAAGAGCTGCAGCCGCGATCCAAAGCGGGATTTTGCCCGGCGCACGCCCTTGGCCACCGCACGCACCAACCCATGGTTTTGGGTGAGCAGTACGATAACGCAGTCGGCTTCCCCAAAATCATAGGAGCGAATGACCACGGCGCGGTCGCGATAATTTTCGCGCATGGCCTTTTAGAACCCGAGCCTGCCCAGCGACTTGGCATCAGATTGCCAGTTCTTCAGCACCTTGATGCGCAGATCCAGGTACACGTTCTGGCCCAGTAGCT
This is a stretch of genomic DNA from Corynebacterium accolens. It encodes these proteins:
- a CDS encoding ArsR/SmtB family transcription factor, with translation MTTVQLAFNNSAAASVIAALDSPLRISIITRLAERDPYVHELVKATGKSQPLISQHLRVLKQAGIVSSERNGREVTYSLVAPEVLTLLEDAAKIAS
- a CDS encoding Fur family transcriptional regulator, translated to MSIHESIPKLGSRNTKQRTAVVEVLRDIDKFASAKEIYHQLQERQEKVGLTTVYRTLQSLSDIDAVDALHMPNGETLYRHCETDAHHHHLVCTKCGRTEEIDGGPIEKWASAVATEYNFELTGHDAEIFGVCSQCAAAQ
- a CDS encoding isoprenyl transferase — protein: MITPDPSRRLTPPTIPEELLPRHIALVMDGNGRWAQEKGMKRTEGHRRGEAVLLDVVDACLAAGVPYLSAYAFSTENWRRSPEEVRFLMGFNRDVLRRQREWLNERGVRVVWVGRRPRLWRSVIKELETAEELTKNNTKMTLAMCVNYGGRAEMVDGVRQIAEKVAAGEIRPRDIKESTVAEHLYDPGMPDVDLFLRPSGEKRTSNFLLWQSAYAEMIYQDKLFPDFTPEDLFAAIEEYARRDRRFGAVK
- the recO gene encoding DNA repair protein RecO, which codes for MRENYRDRAVVIRSYDFGEADCVIVLLTQNHGLVRAVAKGVRRAKSRFGSRLQLFVNLDVQLYVGKNLATISQADTVNYFGARLIEDYERYTAACAVLESAERLIYADGDGDPYLYNAGVAALEQLQTDEPTQTLDAFLLQAMAHAGWAPSLFDCAQCQRPGPHHAFHPAVGGAACHECRPPGAAEVDPETLHHLWLLAHGYPTDPTNAQRQEGHRLARAHLQWHMERNVSALQVMEQ